The following are encoded in a window of Streptomyces griseiscabiei genomic DNA:
- a CDS encoding cytochrome P450, translating into MADTLTDTASDTSGQCPEYPMPRAAGCPLAPPPAAAELRGEQPITKVRIWNGSTPWLITRHADQRTLLTDPRVSNDDHEPDFPHVNAHRAAIAPHTPKLITNTDAPEHTRLRRSVNAPFLVKRIEAMRPAVQKIVDDLIDAMLAGPNPADLLTALALPVPSLVIAELLGVPYKDHHFFQENSNRVLDSSVSAEEAGRAGRALGGYLDTLLRERLVEPGDDVLSEMGARVKAGEMAHEEAVSMGVAMLIAGHETTATMISLGTLALFEHPDQLAVLRDTEDPKVVAGAVDELLRYLSIVHSGLRRVAKDDIEIDGQVIRKGDGLLFDLQTANWDPDAFPEAERLDLSRPARQHNAFGYGPHQCLGQNLARLELQVVYSTLYRRVPTLRPAAPIDQLAFNHTGTTYGVKCLPVAW; encoded by the coding sequence ATGGCCGACACCCTGACCGACACCGCCTCCGACACGAGCGGCCAGTGCCCGGAGTACCCGATGCCCAGGGCGGCGGGCTGCCCGCTGGCCCCACCCCCGGCCGCCGCCGAACTCCGCGGCGAGCAGCCGATCACCAAGGTCCGGATCTGGAACGGCAGCACCCCGTGGCTGATCACCCGCCACGCCGACCAGCGCACCCTGCTCACCGACCCGCGCGTCAGCAACGACGACCACGAGCCGGACTTCCCCCACGTCAACGCCCACCGCGCGGCCATCGCCCCGCACACCCCGAAGCTGATCACCAACACGGACGCGCCGGAACACACCCGGCTGCGCCGCTCGGTCAACGCGCCGTTCCTGGTGAAGCGGATCGAGGCGATGCGCCCGGCCGTGCAGAAGATCGTCGACGATCTGATCGACGCCATGCTGGCCGGCCCCAACCCGGCCGACCTGCTCACCGCCCTCGCCCTGCCCGTGCCCTCGCTCGTCATCGCCGAACTGCTCGGCGTGCCGTACAAGGACCACCACTTCTTCCAGGAGAACAGCAACCGCGTCCTCGACAGCTCCGTCTCGGCGGAGGAGGCGGGCCGGGCCGGCCGGGCGCTGGGCGGATACCTGGACACCCTTCTGCGGGAGAGGCTCGTCGAACCGGGCGACGACGTGCTCTCCGAGATGGGCGCCCGCGTCAAGGCCGGCGAGATGGCCCACGAGGAGGCCGTCAGCATGGGCGTGGCCATGCTGATCGCCGGGCACGAGACCACCGCCACGATGATCAGCCTCGGCACGCTCGCCCTGTTCGAACACCCCGACCAGCTGGCCGTGCTGCGCGACACCGAGGACCCGAAGGTGGTGGCCGGCGCCGTCGACGAACTGCTGCGCTATCTCTCCATCGTCCACTCGGGCCTGCGCCGGGTCGCCAAGGACGACATCGAGATCGACGGCCAGGTCATCCGCAAGGGCGACGGCCTGCTCTTCGACCTCCAGACGGCCAACTGGGACCCGGACGCCTTCCCGGAGGCCGAGCGCCTCGACCTGAGCCGCCCCGCCCGCCAGCACAACGCGTTCGGCTACGGCCCCCACCAGTGCCTCGGCCAGAACCTGGCCCGCCTCGAACTCCAGGTCGTCTACAGCACCCTCTACCGCCGCGTCCCCACCCTCCGCCCGGCCGCCCCCATCGACCAGCTGGCCTTCAACCACACCGGCACCACCTACGGCGTGAAGTGCCTGCCCGTCGCCTGGTGA
- a CDS encoding ferredoxin: MRVELDEPKCVASGQCVMASPEVFDQRDEDGVAILLEEHPGDDLMDGVQEAVAICPAAAIRLVDR, translated from the coding sequence ATGCGTGTGGAACTCGACGAACCCAAGTGCGTGGCCTCCGGCCAGTGCGTGATGGCCTCCCCGGAGGTCTTCGACCAGCGTGACGAGGACGGCGTCGCGATCCTGCTGGAGGAACACCCCGGCGACGACCTCATGGACGGGGTGCAGGAGGCCGTCGCGATCTGCCCCGCCGCCGCGATCCGCCTGGTCGACCGGTGA